In one window of Balnearium lithotrophicum DNA:
- a CDS encoding MBL fold metallo-hydrolase: protein MKLTKETLKGKLVFLGTAGARYVAFGFERQAGGLYFGFPELNIHVDPGPGAFVHSHRKGIEPFWTDVVILSHRHLDHCADVNHILESMTLGGKKKRGELFCPSDCIDEDPVVLKYTRSNIEKTTVLKEGFETKLSEDLSFKTPIRHLHGVETYGLIFSWRERKFGYISDTKFFDGLISAYKEVKDLLILNVTLFNPNPRIDHLSVPDAEKIIGEIKPKVTILTHFGRTMLRAKPWEVALDLTKRLGVKVIAAYDNMILDLNTLSVVKQR, encoded by the coding sequence TTGAAGTTAACAAAGGAAACTCTCAAGGGAAAGTTAGTTTTTTTAGGAACTGCAGGAGCAAGGTACGTAGCCTTTGGGTTTGAAAGACAGGCTGGTGGTCTTTACTTTGGCTTTCCGGAGTTAAACATTCACGTCGACCCAGGTCCCGGAGCCTTTGTCCATTCCCACAGAAAGGGAATAGAACCATTCTGGACCGATGTGGTAATTCTCTCCCACAGACACTTGGATCACTGTGCAGATGTTAACCACATTTTAGAGTCGATGACACTCGGGGGAAAGAAAAAGAGGGGAGAACTCTTCTGTCCTTCAGACTGTATAGATGAAGATCCTGTTGTTCTGAAGTATACGAGGAGTAACATTGAAAAGACTACAGTATTAAAGGAGGGATTTGAGACTAAACTATCTGAAGATTTGTCCTTTAAAACGCCTATAAGACATCTTCACGGCGTTGAAACCTACGGTCTAATCTTTAGCTGGAGGGAAAGGAAGTTTGGCTACATTTCAGATACAAAATTCTTTGATGGCTTAATAAGTGCTTATAAAGAAGTTAAAGATTTACTTATCTTAAACGTAACGCTCTTCAACCCAAATCCAAGAATTGACCACCTTTCCGTTCCTGATGCAGAAAAAATTATAGGTGAAATTAAACCCAAAGTGACCATTCTTACCCATTTCGGTAGAACAATGCTCAGAGCAAAGCCTTGGGAGGTTGCTTTAGACCTAACTAAAAGATTAGGGGTAAAGGTTATTGCTGCCTACGATAACATGATTTTAGATTTAAATACACTTTCGGTTGTCAAGCAGAGATAG
- a CDS encoding EAL domain-containing protein, whose amino-acid sequence MLSEVVVKKIEKNIYELCKDYFSKEALQELLSGYDIEDLCRRQSKSCTELLVNYLDNEDFLKKREKEIILNGRKIFSLGVPIAVFLDLFEQINNRISNILDSEKVPKEILKKFRKLRMEFLNIISLGFLWASLEEREKLAESIPSESRRLFTEFISIFKGITENQFSKVEKKLEELEREINKLFITVLSSPGDFRCNIFSLFKLIKHYIFLFKKFYSRNNFTAYIIYEQTVDFIEKLINCYYVLTTKKAVTDLEKLIEFSLKNREENWRLIIIDPSEISFINKVYGFAVGDEIFKKLLKVVSMSFHEDEETAVFKCNEGIVCILTRKLLKKDFSDLHLKLERKIRKKLVSLDVKTHILDLFIPKDCPNVLPLEELKEIVPILIRESKKEEKRYARYNLCNLELIKKAVHFLDFQNYVVEKLKNGDVSIAVQPIVNLQNGKVEHYEVLFRMIDRQKNIIPAYEIIDVIFDLKLIHLLDIAILRKIVRNIDIFKKNNINSIFVNLSPNTLKVEGNLKEILNLLSQISKDLNLGVEITEQALLEEHEILKSLLNKINVPLSLDDFGAGYSSFSSLLKIIESLPLKFLKIDGSYVKNISNSNNSKILVQTINAMAHSLNLKTIAEFVENEEILKLLKELGVDYGQGYYLGRPELFIP is encoded by the coding sequence CTGGATAATGAAGATTTTCTAAAAAAGAGAGAAAAAGAAATAATTTTAAACGGCAGAAAAATATTTAGTTTAGGAGTCCCTATTGCTGTATTTTTAGACCTATTTGAACAAATAAACAATCGAATATCCAACATACTGGACTCAGAAAAGGTTCCAAAGGAAATTTTAAAGAAATTCAGAAAATTAAGAATGGAATTTTTAAACATAATATCTTTAGGATTTCTTTGGGCCTCCCTTGAAGAGAGGGAAAAGTTAGCGGAAAGCATTCCAAGTGAGAGTAGAAGGCTCTTTACGGAATTTATATCTATTTTTAAGGGGATTACTGAAAATCAATTTAGTAAAGTAGAAAAAAAGCTTGAAGAATTGGAAAGGGAGATTAATAAACTCTTCATTACTGTTTTAAGCTCTCCTGGCGATTTCAGATGTAATATATTTAGTTTGTTCAAGTTAATAAAACACTATATTTTTTTATTTAAAAAGTTCTATTCAAGGAATAACTTTACTGCATACATAATTTATGAACAAACTGTAGATTTTATAGAGAAACTAATTAATTGTTACTACGTTTTAACTACAAAAAAAGCAGTAACAGACCTTGAAAAATTAATAGAATTCTCCTTAAAAAACAGAGAAGAAAACTGGAGATTAATCATAATAGACCCCTCGGAGATAAGCTTTATCAATAAAGTTTATGGGTTTGCCGTCGGGGATGAAATTTTTAAGAAACTGTTAAAAGTCGTCTCTATGTCTTTTCATGAAGACGAGGAAACGGCAGTATTTAAGTGCAACGAAGGAATTGTATGTATTCTAACAAGAAAACTGTTGAAAAAGGACTTCTCAGACCTTCACCTAAAGTTAGAGAGAAAAATCAGGAAAAAACTGGTAAGTTTAGACGTTAAAACACACATACTGGATCTCTTCATACCAAAAGATTGCCCAAACGTACTCCCATTAGAGGAATTAAAAGAAATTGTACCTATTCTTATCAGAGAATCTAAAAAGGAGGAAAAGAGATACGCAAGGTACAACTTGTGTAATTTAGAACTAATTAAGAAGGCAGTTCACTTCTTAGACTTCCAGAACTACGTAGTGGAGAAGTTGAAAAATGGAGACGTTAGTATAGCTGTCCAACCTATTGTTAACCTTCAAAATGGAAAAGTGGAACACTACGAAGTTCTATTTAGAATGATTGACAGACAGAAAAATATCATCCCTGCCTACGAAATTATAGATGTAATTTTTGATTTGAAGCTAATTCACCTGTTGGACATAGCAATTCTAAGGAAGATTGTCAGAAACATAGACATATTTAAGAAAAATAACATTAACAGTATCTTTGTAAATTTGAGTCCAAATACCTTAAAGGTAGAAGGAAATTTGAAAGAAATTTTAAATCTTCTATCTCAGATTTCTAAAGACTTAAATCTGGGAGTGGAAATTACAGAACAAGCTCTCTTAGAAGAGCATGAAATTTTGAAATCTCTCTTAAATAAAATAAACGTTCCACTATCCCTTGACGATTTTGGAGCAGGTTATTCATCGTTTTCAAGCTTATTGAAAATAATTGAATCTCTACCCCTTAAATTTTTAAAAATTGATGGAAGTTACGTAAAGAACATATCAAACTCCAACAATTCAAAGATTTTGGTTCAAACAATAAACGCAATGGCACACTCCCTTAACCTCAAAACAATTGCTGAATTTGTAGAGAATGAGGAAATTCTGAAATTACTGAAGGAATTGGGAGTCGATTACGGACAGGGATACTACCTTGGAAGACCGGAGCTCTTCATCCCTTAA
- the lpxA gene encoding acyl-ACP--UDP-N-acetylglucosamine O-acyltransferase, with amino-acid sequence MAFVHRLAVVEEGALLSEGVTVEPFSFVGRNVKVGKGTVIRKGAVIEGRTEIGEECEIYSSHIGVNPQDLKFKGEDTRVIIGNRVRVREYVTIHKGTEGGGGLTFVGDDVLLMAYVHVAHDVKIERGAIVANAVQIAGHVEIGEYAVIGGLTGIHQFVRIGKHAMVGGASAVHRDVPPYTVAKGNRAKLEGINIVGLRRRGFSRETIRALTTAFEILFKTDEPINLSIQKVEEEFSDFPEVMEMVNFIKTSKRGICRA; translated from the coding sequence ATGGCATTTGTTCATAGGCTTGCCGTTGTTGAGGAGGGAGCTCTCCTCTCCGAAGGTGTTACCGTTGAACCCTTTTCCTTTGTAGGAAGGAACGTAAAGGTTGGGAAGGGTACTGTTATCAGGAAGGGAGCAGTCATTGAGGGAAGAACTGAGATAGGAGAGGAGTGCGAAATCTATTCCTCACACATAGGTGTGAACCCTCAGGACTTAAAGTTTAAAGGTGAGGATACGAGAGTAATCATAGGTAACAGGGTGAGGGTAAGGGAGTACGTAACAATCCATAAAGGAACTGAGGGAGGAGGAGGTCTAACCTTTGTTGGAGATGACGTCCTTTTAATGGCCTACGTTCACGTGGCCCACGATGTAAAAATAGAGAGGGGAGCAATAGTTGCAAATGCCGTTCAAATAGCGGGTCACGTTGAAATTGGTGAGTATGCAGTTATAGGTGGACTTACGGGAATCCACCAGTTCGTTAGAATTGGAAAGCACGCCATGGTTGGGGGTGCATCTGCCGTTCACAGGGACGTTCCCCCCTACACTGTAGCAAAGGGTAACAGGGCAAAACTTGAGGGAATTAACATAGTAGGCTTGAGGAGGAGGGGATTCAGTAGGGAGACGATAAGAGCTCTCACAACTGCCTTTGAGATTTTATTCAAGACGGACGAACCAATAAACCTTTCGATTCAAAAGGTTGAGGAGGAGTTTTCCGATTTTCCAGAAGTAATGGAGATGGTCAACTTCATCAAGACTTCAAAGAGAGGTATCTGTCGGGCTTGA